A region from the Oculatellaceae cyanobacterium genome encodes:
- a CDS encoding fused MFS/spermidine synthase yields the protein MVAKMILPLLGGSPSVWNTCLFFFQTTLLLGYGYSHLTTRWWGTRRQAIIHSFLLLLPIAFLPITVSKNIIPPQNSNPIIWLLALLLLAVGLPFFVVSTSAPLVQKWFANTSHPDSNDPYFLYAASNLGSILGVLSYPILIEPNFTLTQQSWLWAIGYGLLILLIFGCAICLWKFPNAKETTSENSKNIDNQPNILYQQTTTSNLPLPVNGNPAGGWGSTPTPPSIQQQAQWVVLSFLPSSLLLGVTTYITTDIAAIPLLWAVPLAIYLLTFILAFSPAIKLPYQTLIGLLPLWITAQIIVFLLQVMKPMWLWLPFHLIGFLIIGCVFHGELAQSRPNTKYLTTYYLWISVGGVLGGLFNAIAAPLLFQSVLEYPIVMVFSLLLLRTTFYQAEINNSNSELLLKPPADSYLKLRQTLPISIGLLLGTLIVGFYPKLFITNLPGILITGGIFVGIFYAFKLHPVRLLVGLSLILLIGQFYIGYIGGILDTERSFFGVYRVLHDRQRNFNSLLHGTVLHGKQSLDLNRRDEPLTYFHPTSPVGQLFKSFKDDNTANNKNISKIAVLGLGIGTLAAYSEPGQQWTFYEIDPKVEKIARDPNYFTFLQDSKAPFSVVLGDARLQVADAPNNQYDLIFMDAFSSDAVPVHLITKEAIQLYLSKLAPQGLIVINISNRYLNLEPVLGALAENLGLSTLRQLQLNISPEEKEMGKSSSHWVLLARHQNDFGKLVKDSRWQPILRSLNAPLWTDDFSNIFSVLRGFNK from the coding sequence ATGGTAGCCAAAATGATTCTACCTTTATTAGGTGGATCGCCGTCAGTCTGGAATACCTGCTTATTTTTCTTTCAAACTACATTATTACTTGGTTATGGATACTCCCATCTCACCACGCGCTGGTGGGGTACACGCCGTCAAGCAATAATTCATAGCTTTTTACTCTTACTACCAATAGCCTTTTTACCCATCACAGTTAGTAAAAATATCATTCCTCCTCAGAATAGTAATCCTATCATCTGGTTACTAGCATTATTATTATTAGCTGTTGGTTTACCTTTCTTTGTAGTTTCTACCAGTGCGCCTTTAGTCCAAAAATGGTTTGCTAATACCAGTCATCCAGATAGCAACGATCCGTATTTTCTGTATGCAGCGAGTAATTTAGGCAGTATTTTAGGAGTATTAAGCTACCCCATCTTAATTGAACCTAATTTTACCCTTACCCAGCAAAGTTGGTTATGGGCAATAGGTTATGGTTTGCTAATTTTACTAATATTTGGTTGTGCAATTTGCTTGTGGAAATTTCCTAACGCAAAAGAAACTACAAGCGAAAATAGCAAAAATATTGATAACCAACCTAATATATTATACCAACAAACAACTACTTCTAATCTCCCCCTCCCCGTTAACGGGAACCCTGCTGGGGGGTGGGGTTCTACCCCTACGCCTCCATCCATTCAACAACAAGCACAGTGGGTAGTGCTATCTTTTTTACCCTCAAGCTTACTATTAGGAGTTACTACTTATATAACCACAGACATTGCAGCTATCCCGCTTTTATGGGCTGTACCATTAGCTATTTATTTGTTGACATTTATCCTAGCTTTTTCCCCTGCTATTAAACTACCCTATCAAACTTTAATAGGGCTTCTACCTTTATGGATAACAGCGCAAATAATTGTATTTTTACTTCAAGTTATGAAACCGATGTGGTTATGGCTACCATTTCATCTGATCGGGTTCTTAATTATAGGTTGTGTTTTTCACGGAGAATTAGCCCAAAGTCGTCCTAATACTAAGTATTTAACTACTTATTATCTGTGGATTTCAGTTGGTGGAGTATTGGGAGGGTTATTTAATGCGATCGCAGCACCTTTACTATTTCAATCCGTCCTAGAATACCCAATAGTTATGGTTTTCAGCCTACTACTACTGAGAACTACATTTTATCAAGCTGAAATTAATAACAGTAACTCTGAATTATTGCTTAAACCTCCAGCAGATTCATATTTAAAACTGCGTCAAACACTACCCATTAGTATAGGTTTGCTGCTAGGCACTTTAATAGTGGGTTTTTATCCAAAGTTGTTTATTACCAACTTACCAGGAATATTAATTACTGGCGGTATTTTTGTGGGAATATTTTATGCTTTTAAACTCCATCCTGTCCGGCTGTTAGTAGGCTTATCATTAATTTTATTAATTGGGCAGTTTTATATTGGATATATTGGTGGTATTCTAGATACTGAACGCAGCTTTTTTGGTGTATATCGTGTTTTACACGACAGGCAAAGAAACTTTAATAGCCTTTTACATGGCACTGTTTTACATGGAAAACAAAGCTTAGATTTAAATCGTCGCGACGAACCATTAACTTATTTTCATCCTACTAGCCCAGTTGGGCAATTATTCAAATCTTTCAAGGATGATAATACTGCTAATAATAAAAATATCTCTAAAATTGCTGTTTTAGGGTTAGGTATTGGCACTTTAGCAGCTTATTCAGAACCAGGGCAACAGTGGACTTTTTACGAAATAGATCCGAAAGTTGAAAAAATAGCTCGTGATCCCAATTATTTTACGTTTTTACAAGATTCAAAAGCGCCGTTTTCAGTGGTATTAGGAGATGCACGCCTACAAGTAGCTGATGCCCCTAATAATCAGTATGATCTAATTTTTATGGATGCTTTTAGTTCTGATGCAGTACCAGTTCATTTAATTACTAAAGAAGCAATCCAACTTTATTTAAGTAAGTTAGCGCCACAAGGTTTAATTGTAATCAATATTTCTAATCGTTATCTAAATTTAGAACCTGTATTAGGCGCTTTAGCAGAAAATTTAGGTTTGTCTACCCTGAGACAATTACAATTGAATATCTCTCCAGAAGAGAAAGAAATGGGTAAATCTTCTTCTCATTGGGTACTACTAGCGCGTCATCAAAATGATTTTGGTAAGCTTGTTAAAGACTCACGCTGGCAACCTATTCTAAGAAGTTTAAATGCACCACTTTGGACAGATGATTTTTCAAATATTTTTAGTGTTTTACGTGGTTTTAATAAGTGA
- a CDS encoding HigA family addiction module antitoxin: MSNAIQNRYTPDYVSPPGETLEEILEERDMTQAELAERMGRPKTTISEIINGKAAITPETALQLELVLGVPASFWNNREGLYHEALARQEEQKRLAQQVTSLDTTA, translated from the coding sequence ATGAGTAATGCTATCCAGAACAGGTACACGCCAGACTACGTTTCGCCTCCAGGCGAGACGCTTGAAGAGATTTTAGAAGAAAGGGATATGACCCAAGCGGAACTGGCGGAACGCATGGGTAGACCAAAAACAACAATTAGCGAAATTATCAATGGTAAGGCAGCAATTACGCCGGAAACAGCGTTGCAGCTGGAGTTGGTGTTAGGTGTTCCAGCTAGTTTTTGGAACAACCGCGAAGGACTCTACCACGAAGCTTTAGCGCGACAAGAAGAACAAAAACGCCTAGCACAACAAGTAACGTCGCTTGATACAACAGCCTAA
- a CDS encoding WD40 repeat domain-containing protein, with the protein MIQQPKEYDVVLGGSAATPSSGVVLGGLDGVKSRLASASVEVRVSAVKDAFNYGETGIDLVIHALQNSSEEVQDCAYLLLKERTEPKIQQALKQVHPWEFLTCIYTINGHSESVCSLAISPDIQTLVSSSNDKTIKVWDIQTGNLLHTLQGHSYFANSVVISLDNQTIISGSLDNTIKVWDIKTGKLLRTRQGHSEIVNSVAISLDGQTFVSGSDDKTIKVWDIKTGNLLRTLQGHSRIVNYVAISPNGEVVVSGSRDNTIKVWDIKKGKLWRTLEGHSDITSVAMSLNGEIVASGSRDKTIKVWDIKKGKLWHTLDGHSDYITSVAMSPNGKIVISGSGDKTIKVWDIKKGNLLRTLEGHSDSITSVAMSLNGEVVISSDSRRTIMAWGVR; encoded by the coding sequence TTGATACAACAGCCTAAAGAATATGATGTAGTGCTTGGTGGCAGTGCTGCCACCCCGTCATCAGGGGTTGTGCTGGGAGGACTTGATGGCGTTAAAAGTCGTTTGGCAAGCGCGTCTGTAGAGGTAAGGGTGAGTGCAGTTAAAGATGCCTTTAATTATGGGGAAACAGGGATAGATTTAGTAATTCATGCTTTACAAAACTCTTCCGAAGAAGTACAGGACTGTGCTTATTTATTACTCAAAGAAAGGACAGAACCGAAAATTCAACAGGCGTTAAAACAGGTACATCCCTGGGAATTTTTGACGTGCATTTATACCATAAATGGGCATTCAGAAAGTGTTTGTTCTCTAGCCATCAGCCCAGATATTCAAACTCTTGTCAGTAGCAGTAATGACAAAACTATCAAGGTGTGGGATATCCAAACGGGAAATTTGCTGCATACCCTACAAGGGCATTCATACTTTGCTAATTCTGTAGTTATCAGTTTAGATAATCAAACAATTATCAGTGGCAGTTTGGATAATACTATTAAAGTGTGGGATATCAAGACGGGAAAATTACTGCGTACCCGACAAGGACATTCAGAAATTGTTAATTCTGTAGCTATTAGTTTAGATGGTCAAACATTTGTCAGTGGCAGTGATGACAAAACCATCAAAGTGTGGGATATCAAAACGGGAAATTTGCTGCGTACCCTACAAGGGCATTCACGCATTGTTAATTATGTAGCCATCAGTCCAAATGGTGAAGTTGTTGTCAGTGGCAGTAGGGACAATACTATCAAAGTGTGGGATATCAAGAAGGGAAAATTGTGGCGTACCCTGGAGGGACATTCAGATATTACTTCAGTAGCTATGAGTTTAAATGGTGAAATTGTTGCCAGTGGTAGTAGGGACAAAACTATCAAGGTGTGGGATATCAAAAAGGGAAAATTGTGGCATACTCTGGATGGACATTCAGACTATATTACTTCAGTAGCCATGAGTCCAAATGGGAAAATTGTGATCAGTGGCAGTGGTGACAAAACTATCAAGGTGTGGGATATCAAGAAGGGAAATTTGCTGCGTACCCTAGAGGGACATTCAGATTCTATTACTTCAGTAGCTATGAGTTTAAATGGTGAAGTTGTGATCAGTAGTGATAGTCGCCGCACCATCATGGCGTGGGGCGTTAGATAA
- a CDS encoding WD40 repeat domain-containing protein, with translation MPEKPQQPRKYDAVLGGTAATPSSGVVLGGLDGVKTRLASASVEVRVSAVKDALNYGETGIDLVIQALNDSSEEVQDCAYLLLRERTEPKIQQALKQFKPWKFLTCLRSIEGRISVDCSVVISPDGQTLICATDIHTNNTIKVWDINTGSLLRTLEGHSKGVRYLAISPDGQTLISSSEDCTIKVWDINKGSLLRTLEGHSKSFSPITISPDGQTLISNSTDSSSEDCTIKVWDINKGSLLRTLEGHSKWAYYLAISPDGKTIVSGSRDATIKVWDINTGSLLRTLEGHSKYVRYLAISPDGKTIVSGSADTTIKVWDIKTGTLLRNLVDEGPDEICSVAISPDGQTLLSGYNTSYTPYQYRKTIRVWDIKTGTLLRNLVDKVHEHVDKMHEHCVSCLAISPDGQTFISGIDKTIKVWDIKTGTLLRTLEGHSGFVSSVAISPDGQTLISSSNDQTRNINYHCNQTIKVWGVG, from the coding sequence ATGCCAGAAAAACCCCAACAGCCTAGAAAATACGATGCAGTGCTTGGTGGTACTGCCGCCACCCCCTCATCAGGTGTTGTACTCGGAGGACTCGACGGTGTTAAAACTCGCTTGGCAAGCGCCTCTGTAGAGGTAAGGGTAAGTGCTGTCAAAGATGCCTTGAATTATGGAGAAACAGGTATAGATTTGGTAATTCAGGCTTTGAATGATTCTTCAGAAGAAGTACAGGACTGTGCCTATTTATTACTACGGGAAAGGACAGAGCCGAAAATTCAACAGGCGTTAAAACAGTTCAAACCCTGGAAATTTCTGACGTGCCTCCGGTCAATAGAGGGGCGTATATCCGTCGATTGTTCTGTAGTCATTAGCCCCGATGGTCAAACGCTTATCTGTGCCACTGATATACATACCAATAATACCATTAAGGTGTGGGATATCAACACGGGAAGCTTACTGCGTACCCTGGAAGGGCATTCAAAGGGGGTTCGTTATTTAGCCATCAGCCCCGATGGTCAAACGCTTATCAGTAGCAGTGAGGACTGTACCATCAAGGTGTGGGATATCAACAAGGGAAGCTTGCTGCGTACCCTGGAAGGGCATTCAAAGTCGTTTAGTCCTATAACCATCAGCCCCGATGGTCAAACGCTTATCAGTAACAGTACGGACAGTAGCAGTGAGGACTGTACCATCAAGGTGTGGGATATCAACAAGGGAAGCTTACTGCGTACCCTGGAAGGGCATTCAAAGTGGGCTTATTATTTAGCCATCAGCCCCGATGGTAAAACAATTGTTAGTGGCAGTAGGGACGCAACTATCAAGGTGTGGGATATCAACACGGGAAGCTTGCTGCGTACCCTGGAAGGGCATTCAAAATATGTTCGTTATTTAGCCATCAGCCCCGATGGTAAAACAATTGTTAGTGGCAGTGCTGACACGACCATCAAGGTGTGGGATATCAAGACAGGAACCTTACTGCGTAACCTAGTAGATGAGGGGCCAGACGAGATTTGTTCTGTAGCCATCAGTCCAGATGGGCAGACGCTTCTCAGTGGCTATAATACTTCTTATACCCCTTATCAATATAGAAAAACCATCAGGGTGTGGGATATCAAGACAGGAACCTTACTGCGTAACCTAGTAGATAAGGTGCATGAACATGTAGATAAGATGCATGAACATTGCGTTAGTTGTTTAGCCATCAGTCCAGATGGTCAAACGTTTATCAGTGGCATTGACAAAACCATCAAGGTCTGGGATATCAAGACAGGAACCTTACTGCGTACCCTGGAAGGGCATTCAGGCTTTGTTAGTTCTGTAGCCATCAGTCCCGATGGTCAAACGCTTATCAGTAGCAGTAATGACCAAACCAGGAACATTAACTACCATTGTAACCAAACCATCAAGGTGTGGGGAGTTGGATAA
- a CDS encoding DUF2997 domain-containing protein, giving the protein MAEYQKVEYRIGKDGKITEKVINATGSTCTQTTETIEKALGEVSSQELLPEYYEDSENLTTSETQSLNQM; this is encoded by the coding sequence ATGGCTGAATATCAAAAAGTTGAATACCGCATTGGCAAAGACGGCAAAATTACCGAAAAAGTCATCAATGCCACTGGCTCAACTTGTACTCAAACCACAGAGACAATTGAAAAAGCCTTGGGAGAAGTATCGTCTCAAGAATTGCTACCAGAGTATTACGAAGATTCAGAAAATCTCACAACCAGCGAAACCCAATCATTAAATCAAATGTAG
- a CDS encoding helix-turn-helix domain-containing protein: MFHTFSHLLLWVFSLLGLSSIFLILINIEETDTVHLNYDELLQLRMNSVGIPTWKALQEKSGLGRTTLRQVRSGKLMQLQLSQLNQLATALNWNLEELLQNFGIEGIRSSNEQPDDPAVIPITNANASNQPEIEELRQECLRLREQLQQQNIELTTEFQESTFKQIQTLLTNYPSLRPMVQVKPELPAKNIISLLTPLDNLLLTWGYELIGQAWEQVEYDPQLHQPDNSDIQPGELIYVRFVGYRQGERILVPAKVSRTLPGGAS; this comes from the coding sequence ATGTTTCATACCTTTAGTCACTTGCTGCTATGGGTCTTTAGCCTGCTAGGTTTAAGCTCAATTTTCCTAATCCTAATTAATATAGAAGAGACAGACACCGTGCATTTAAACTACGACGAGTTGTTGCAACTACGCATGAACTCAGTAGGAATTCCCACTTGGAAAGCATTGCAGGAAAAATCTGGTTTAGGTCGTACAACCCTACGGCAAGTACGCTCAGGTAAACTGATGCAACTCCAACTTTCCCAATTAAATCAATTAGCTACTGCTCTAAATTGGAATCTAGAAGAACTGCTACAAAACTTTGGGATTGAAGGAATACGTTCTTCAAACGAGCAACCTGATGATCCAGCAGTAATTCCTATAACAAATGCTAACGCATCTAACCAGCCAGAAATAGAAGAACTGCGTCAAGAATGCCTACGCTTACGCGAACAATTACAGCAGCAAAATATTGAACTAACAACAGAATTTCAAGAATCAACATTTAAACAAATACAAACACTGCTAACCAACTATCCCAGCTTACGACCGATGGTGCAGGTGAAACCAGAACTACCTGCTAAAAACATAATTTCCTTATTAACACCACTAGATAATTTACTCTTAACTTGGGGTTACGAATTAATTGGTCAAGCTTGGGAACAAGTAGAGTATGATCCCCAACTCCATCAACCGGATAACTCTGATATTCAACCAGGTGAATTAATTTATGTGCGCTTTGTTGGCTATCGGCAAGGAGAGCGCATTTTAGTCCCAGCTAAAGTCAGCCGTACACTACCAGGAGGTGCATCTTGA
- a CDS encoding Hsp70 family protein gives MTSVAIDFGTSNTVVCTLDPVTQTPRTLKFDGISRRFEGTQVNVVPTLAFVQGQNSLLFGEIVRSRRLGFSQPKQYFQAFKRDLVAEYQPPARQIEGINYSAEIVSELFLKHLWQQLLQQGIEPSRLIFTVPVGAFELYLDWFRDFAERLNVPQVQLIDESTAAALGYAIQQPGSLVLVVDFGGGTLDLSLVRTIAASGGQQVLRAEVLAKSDAYIGGVDIDAWIVEDYLQRINSSRDAVKEIGWLNLLELAERLKINLSYNNEATESWFDDENFIAHDLKLNRDEFAEILEARQLLEQVRQSLDEVLAIAITKGINKADIQYVLLVGGSCLIPAVQQLIVSYFGRSRVKLGKPFEAVAHGALASSLLVEIEDYLRHGYAIRLWEPYEKRHTYFSLFDQGCKYPCQRSEPLTLQVAKEGQREIRLDIGEIAAVSKAEVNYDINGRMTSSELHKQTDFRSLESDHDAVCIAHLDPPGQLGVDRISVQFEVNQQRVLLATVRDLLTGRVLVEKGAIAKLK, from the coding sequence TTGACATCTGTTGCCATTGATTTCGGCACCAGTAACACGGTTGTCTGTACTTTAGATCCAGTTACACAAACTCCCCGAACTTTAAAATTTGATGGCATCTCGCGACGGTTTGAAGGAACCCAAGTAAATGTTGTGCCAACTTTAGCATTTGTGCAAGGGCAGAATAGTTTATTATTTGGAGAAATTGTGCGATCGCGCCGACTAGGATTTTCCCAACCAAAACAATACTTTCAAGCCTTTAAACGCGACTTAGTAGCAGAATATCAGCCTCCGGCGCGTCAGATAGAAGGTATAAACTATAGTGCCGAAATTGTCTCAGAACTGTTTCTCAAGCACCTTTGGCAGCAGTTATTACAACAGGGAATTGAACCGAGTCGGCTAATCTTTACAGTGCCTGTGGGTGCGTTTGAGCTATACCTAGATTGGTTTCGGGACTTTGCAGAACGTCTAAATGTCCCCCAAGTCCAATTAATTGATGAATCTACAGCAGCAGCACTTGGTTATGCAATTCAACAACCAGGCTCATTAGTTTTAGTAGTTGATTTTGGCGGCGGTACTTTAGATCTAAGTTTAGTACGCACCATAGCAGCTAGTGGTGGGCAGCAAGTATTACGGGCAGAAGTCTTAGCTAAGTCTGATGCTTATATTGGCGGTGTAGATATTGATGCTTGGATTGTTGAGGATTATTTACAACGAATTAATTCTTCACGGGATGCAGTCAAAGAGATCGGCTGGCTGAACTTATTAGAGTTGGCAGAACGGTTAAAAATTAACTTATCTTATAATAATGAAGCTACTGAAAGTTGGTTTGATGATGAAAATTTTATTGCTCACGATTTAAAGTTAAATCGAGATGAATTTGCAGAAATATTAGAAGCGCGTCAACTATTAGAACAAGTCAGACAATCTTTAGATGAAGTGCTGGCGATCGCAATTACTAAAGGAATCAACAAAGCCGATATTCAATACGTGCTGTTAGTAGGAGGTAGCTGCCTAATCCCCGCCGTACAACAATTAATTGTTTCTTACTTTGGGCGATCGCGCGTTAAGTTAGGTAAGCCATTTGAAGCGGTAGCACATGGAGCCTTAGCATCTAGCTTATTAGTAGAGATAGAAGATTATTTGCGACATGGCTATGCAATTCGTCTCTGGGAACCCTACGAAAAGCGACATACATATTTTTCATTATTTGACCAAGGTTGTAAATATCCCTGCCAACGTTCCGAACCTTTAACACTGCAAGTAGCTAAAGAGGGACAGCGAGAAATTCGCTTAGATATAGGCGAAATTGCTGCTGTATCAAAAGCCGAAGTAAACTATGATATTAATGGCAGAATGACCAGTAGCGAACTGCACAAACAAACTGATTTTCGTTCATTAGAAAGTGACCACGATGCAGTTTGTATAGCTCATTTAGATCCGCCTGGACAATTAGGTGTAGACCGAATTTCTGTGCAGTTTGAAGTGAATCAACAACGGGTATTATTAGCGACAGTGCGAGATTTGTTGACTGGGCGAGTGTTGGTGGAGAAAGGTGCGATCGCTAAACTAAAATAA
- a CDS encoding DUF1257 domain-containing protein: protein MSHFTTIKVQIKNGEILQQVLQELGHQVEQNTTVRGYQGNKTNAEYVIRQNNGYDLGFRRSGENYELVADFWGAKINQQDFVNSILHKYAHKTLMTTVQEQGFNVEEEEVLEDGTVRVVVGRWV from the coding sequence ATGTCCCACTTTACTACTATCAAAGTGCAGATTAAAAATGGCGAAATTCTCCAACAAGTTTTGCAAGAATTAGGGCATCAAGTAGAGCAGAATACAACGGTGCGGGGATATCAAGGTAACAAAACTAATGCTGAATATGTCATCCGTCAGAATAATGGTTATGATTTAGGGTTTAGGCGTAGTGGTGAAAATTACGAATTAGTAGCTGACTTTTGGGGAGCAAAGATTAATCAACAGGATTTTGTTAATTCAATCCTCCATAAGTATGCTCATAAGACATTGATGACGACTGTGCAGGAGCAAGGTTTTAATGTTGAGGAAGAAGAAGTTTTAGAAGATGGAACTGTAAGAGTGGTTGTAGGTAGGTGGGTTTAA
- a CDS encoding AAA family ATPase, whose translation MTNQPHQQRDYDAVLGKQNSPHGALVSQLDLMIRARYPLLYIVAAEEEPVEEVLERVAENSTPKRQLLMWDIVRGWNDNGDGKGSVMAALNRIAKASDGMMFVMRDLHPILKTPHSKENAPVIRELKNLTRELKRCRKTLILTSHALELPAELAEEVTVIDFPLPDVAEINYLIEQLVVPDKLKVVGLAREQLVKACQGLSRARIQRVLASALAAKQQVDESDIDRVLAQKQQAIRQTGILEFFTTRESLKSVGGLENLKRWVRMRSDGFTEEARSYGIPNPKGVLLVGIQGTGKSLSAKTIASEWRLPLLRLDSGRLFGGIVGESESRVRQMIQLAEAMAPCVLWIDEIDKAFGNISSGVDGDSGTSRRVFGSLITWMQEKTSPVFIVATANNVQILPAELLRKGRFDEIFFLNLPTEIERQEIFKVHLQRLRPSRLRDFDLALLAKSASEFSGAEIEQVIIDAMHRAFGLLENGQRRDFTTEDILHSIKETVPLAAIARHQIEDLKRWAAQAGARTASIDNQLVEELKQFSRQRGISPLEVD comes from the coding sequence ATGACAAACCAACCACATCAACAGAGAGATTATGATGCAGTGCTAGGCAAGCAGAATAGCCCGCATGGGGCGCTGGTATCACAACTAGATTTGATGATTAGAGCGCGTTACCCGCTACTTTATATTGTTGCTGCTGAAGAAGAACCAGTTGAGGAAGTTTTAGAACGCGTGGCTGAAAACTCAACGCCAAAACGTCAATTGTTGATGTGGGATATTGTACGGGGCTGGAATGATAATGGCGATGGTAAAGGCTCAGTCATGGCAGCCTTAAATCGCATTGCTAAGGCTTCGGATGGGATGATGTTTGTCATGCGAGATTTGCACCCCATCTTAAAAACTCCTCATAGTAAAGAAAATGCGCCTGTAATAAGAGAATTAAAAAATCTCACACGGGAACTCAAACGCTGTCGCAAAACGCTGATTTTAACAAGTCACGCTTTAGAACTGCCAGCCGAATTAGCGGAAGAAGTAACGGTAATTGACTTTCCGCTACCGGATGTAGCAGAGATTAACTATTTAATTGAGCAGTTAGTTGTACCAGATAAGCTCAAGGTAGTTGGATTAGCACGGGAGCAATTGGTAAAAGCTTGTCAGGGCTTAAGTCGAGCTAGAATTCAACGGGTATTAGCATCTGCACTAGCGGCAAAACAGCAGGTGGATGAGTCAGATATTGACAGGGTACTAGCTCAAAAACAACAAGCAATTCGGCAAACGGGAATTTTGGAGTTTTTCACGACGCGGGAATCTCTCAAAAGTGTAGGAGGGTTGGAGAATCTCAAGCGGTGGGTACGGATGCGCTCTGATGGGTTTACTGAGGAAGCTAGAAGCTATGGTATTCCTAATCCCAAGGGTGTGCTGTTGGTGGGGATTCAAGGTACAGGTAAATCTCTTTCAGCGAAGACAATTGCTTCAGAGTGGCGACTACCTCTGCTGCGTTTAGATTCAGGGCGTTTGTTTGGCGGTATTGTTGGAGAAAGTGAAAGCCGAGTACGCCAAATGATTCAATTGGCTGAAGCAATGGCTCCTTGTGTGTTGTGGATTGATGAGATTGATAAGGCGTTTGGAAATATCTCCAGTGGGGTAGATGGAGATTCGGGAACTTCGCGGCGTGTATTTGGCAGTTTAATTACCTGGATGCAGGAGAAAACCAGCCCTGTGTTTATTGTGGCTACAGCTAATAATGTGCAGATATTACCTGCGGAACTGTTACGCAAGGGAAGATTTGATGAAATATTCTTTTTAAACCTGCCTACTGAAATAGAGCGTCAGGAAATATTTAAGGTACATTTGCAACGTTTACGCCCTAGTCGTCTGCGAGATTTTGACTTAGCTTTATTAGCTAAAAGTGCATCAGAATTTAGTGGCGCAGAAATTGAACAGGTGATTATAGATGCTATGCACCGAGCATTTGGACTCTTAGAAAATGGTCAACGTCGAGACTTTACGACTGAGGATATTTTGCATTCAATTAAAGAAACAGTACCACTAGCTGCGATCGCACGACACCAAATTGAAGATTTAAAACGGTGGGCAGCACAAGCGGGGGCGAGAACTGCTTCTATTGATAACCAGCTTGTTGAAGAGTTGAAGCAGTTTTCCCGGCAACGCGGTATTAGTCCACTAGAAGTTGATTAA